A genomic segment from Spinacia oleracea cultivar Varoflay chromosome 3, BTI_SOV_V1, whole genome shotgun sequence encodes:
- the LOC130468998 gene encoding F-box/LRR-repeat protein At4g14103-like, producing the protein MCTMKEEDKHINNGRQEDRLSSLPDTLLITILSLLRIDSAAATSVLSHRWRYLWTHITNLSLLFPEKPNFDNLNYFVTTVEHILCQIQSSKIHTFKLSFYGRLSCNATLDFSGSMVPWIRQICRRNPEVIEVSFCSASQNSKIQMPNCVFKTASLVDIIMCYNIQMPNCDGISFINLPNLKKLDLYLYDSHRYLLGTLFKSLPILEDLDLSLDLTKNDHRIVISAPNLKRLFILFMKDHAPKNCRFSIDAPKLYFDTEGYFYHFVNSPSYLQEVELSLSDNDEYEYLDPIPGLINGITCVRTLRIAHNVGHLLRYLNNLDRIDMPVFRNLTHLSFRSDVDALRDKLPDCMLGKLTRLDVDDLKLIDYDCEIEWIEHTLNNASLLEDLYVTMDINGQGDPDYEQKEFNFCKNFFRRSWNCRIEFSGQMIKASSSNLRNGRLTCEMLLFDIPLSTFL; encoded by the coding sequence ATGTGCACAATGAAGGAGGAGGACAAGCACATTAACAATGGCAGACAAGAAGACAGATTAAGTTCTCTACCTGATACTCTTCTTATCACCATACTCTCTCTTCTCCGAATTGATTCCGCCGCCGCAACCTCAGTCTTATCCCATCGGTGGCGCTACCTGTGGACCCACATCACCAACCTCTCCCTCCTTTTTCCGGAGAAGCCTAACTTCGATAACTTGAATTATTTTGTTACCACCGTCGAACACATCCTCTGCCAGATACAATCCTCCAAAATCCACACTTTTAAACTTAGTTTCTACGGAAGACTGTCATGTAATGCAACCCTAGATTTTTCTGGTTCTATGGTTCCCTGGATTCGTCAAATTTGCCGCCGTAATCCGGAGGTAATTGAGGTAAGCTTTTGTTCCGCTTCTCAGAATTCTAAAATTCAGATGCCCAATTGTGTTTTCAAAACTGCATCACTGGTAGACATCATAATGTGTTATAATATTCAGATGCCCAATTGTGATGGCATTTCGTTTATTAATCTTCCTAACTTGAAGAAGCTTGACCTGTATCTTTATGATTCACATCGTTATTTGTTGGGTACCCTTTTTAAGTCTTTGCCTATATTGGAAGATTTGGATTTATCGTTGGATTTGACCAAGAATGACCACAGAATTGTTATATCTGCCCCCAATTTGAAGCGTTTGTTTATACTGTTTATGAAGGATCATGCTCCGAAAAACTGTAGATTTTCGATTGATGCCCCTAAATTGTACTTTGACACAGAGGGTTATTTTTATCATTTTGTTAATAGCCCAAGTTATTTACAAGAAGTGGAACTTAGCCTAAGTGACAACGATGAGTATGAGTATCTGGACCCGATACCAGGGCTGATTAATGGGATAACTTGTGTTAGGACCCTTCGCATAGCTCATAATGTTGGTCATTTGTTGAGGTATCTTAATAATTTGGATAGAATCGACATGCCTGTCTTCCGTAATTTGACGCATCTTAGTTTTCGCAGTGATGTCGATGCTTTGAGGGACAAATTACCAGATTGTATGTTAGGCAAACTTACGAGGCTAGATGTAGATGACCTGAAGCTGATTGACTACGACTGTGAAATCGAGTGGATAGAACACACTCTTAACAATGCTTCTCTTTTAGAGGACCTTTATGTTACTATGGATATCAATGGCCAAGGTGATCCTGATTATGAACAGAAGGAATTCAATTTCTGCAAAAATTTCTTCAGGAGATCATGGAATTGTCGGATTGAGTTCTCCGGCCAGATGATCAAAGCTTCAAGTTCTAACTTGAGAAATGGCCGACTTACTTGTGAAATGTTGCTTTTTGATATACCATTGTCAACTTTTCTATGA
- the LOC110797324 gene encoding F-box/LRR-repeat protein At1g06630 — MPNCVFETASLVDINMRFGNMEFEPYICDGISFINLPNLRKLDLFLYDSHRYLLGTLFKSLPLLEDLELWLNLTENDHSIGISAPNLKRLFIHLTDHKTCRFSIDAPKLEYCNTGGYFYHFVNSPSSLQEVELRLSDTIYRDDDYYDDDEYEYLEPILGLIDGITCVRSLRLYGNGGHLLSYLSNLGIDMPVFRNLTHLRFSIVNVLRDKLPDCILGNLKRLEIGGLKLIDYYVEIEWLEHTLNNAPLLEELHVTMDINCQGNPDYEQKEYNFCKTFFRRSWSCRIEFCGQSIIASSSNLRNGRLTCEMRL, encoded by the coding sequence ATGCCCAATTGTGTTTTCGAAACTGCATCACTGGTAGACATCAACATGCGTTTTGGAAATATGGAGTTTGAGCCTTATATTTGTGATGGAATTTCGTTTATTAATCTTCCTAACTTGAGGAAGCTTGACCTGTTTCTTTATGATTCACATCGTTATTTGTTGGGTACCCTTTTTAAGTCTTTGCCTCTATTGGAAGATTTGGaactatggttgaatttgactgaGAATGACCACAGTATTGGTATATCTGCCCCCAATTTGAAGCGTTTGTTTATACACCTTACGGATCATAAAACCTGTAGATTTTCGATTGATGCCCCTAAATTGGAGTACTGTAACACAGGGGGTTATTTTTATCATTTTGTTAATAGCCCAAGTTCTTTACAAGAAGTGGAACTTAGACTAAGTGACACGATTTACCGTGATGATGACTACTATGACGACGATGAGTATGAGTATCTGGAACCAATACTAGGGCTGATTGATGGGATAACTTGTGTTAGGTCCCTTCGCTTATATGGTAATGGTGGTCATCTGTTGAGTTATCTTAGTAATTTGGGGATCGACATGCCAGTCTTCCGTAATTTGACGCATCTTAGATTTAGTATTGTCAATGTTTTGAGGGACAAATTACCAGATTGCATTTTAGGCAACCTTAAGAGGCTAGAGATAGGTGGCCTGAAGCTGATTGACTACTACGTTGAAATCGAGTGGCTAGAACACACTCTAAACAATGCTCCTCTTTTGGAGGAGCTTCATGTTACTATGGATATCAATTGCCAAGGAAATCCTGATTATGAACAGAAGGAATACAACTTCTGTAAAACTTTCTTCAGGAGATCATGGAGTTGTCGGATTGAGTTCTGCGGCCAGAGTATCATTGCTTCAAGTTCTAACTTGAGAAATGGCCGACTTACTTGTGAAATGCGGCTTTGA